From a single Thalassophryne amazonica chromosome 7, fThaAma1.1, whole genome shotgun sequence genomic region:
- the pbxip1b gene encoding pre-B-cell leukemia homeobox interacting protein 1b, translating to MTEQHEESHTGCEGNSRLGESVVSDADGLSVEDSLVSEERAKLNGDESTDHQPFVPTSVVNSSMPSSLEASGSVILSSESEGLSEGLALPTSDTDAFAETYTHISPSHNEPPASVLSTETLGRMEPVQESALYPLNEEPHQEQMESVLSPRMTDFDNQTGLVEEEKTEKTQEDEEPALRRRRSLLATLEQIGRGEEEGEQDFQLPRREEDSVFSVNKCILGAIILLGLGTIFLSGVFMVLDEERDYGLGEMNDSEVPGKVPTGAPVEPDRTELLNMLAKGDQQLALLQTQLQAQEEELKVVKGQAAEGVAEQLHWAEVEQENSRLKEAVASLLALQEENERLKRQMESFPALQKELELLRSVGAELKPSSANEAASAFVKQTSLPPSGQSEDHRHGTAGKLERDSKKPQHEQREGEMEKYDLGEKTEWKRRQKPEWKGGEKKDLKHGSRTEEKDERKSRKHKEKQKKYSEEIKQRKDSEWKKEKVSRGDEGKPWKEMGEKNGWNEDEDRKRGKQWRDEEERDRKGAKDRKEEWGRKRMKQGFEESGSERKHNGEKREWKDDKNWKGAKQWRDEEERDWKEAKDHREEWKERKKVKGDFQKSGDEKDEVQKDKGERKEWKKAGDWKNKNTRDVKEKGERKRWSENEWKGGSKDFDEEWRDEKRWHNGESKNAKRWKTQDGSNRKSEDGDEGDERTLGKRAWSEMKRAASKDTSSSAEWKKDKKNSEKCEDECGYNENQEHLWRHGKPPPVHCRPSLDQPEYWMWQRARLQHSPRRSTGCDTLETCAQAEGLLPVPSDQFETLLQEYLAKAEEAGVEASKREMLQKLSAEFFTDGVFVHDQISFQDFVEDLEDILEDMVEEEESDAGGDSAITEDADGFEQEAMKRFLAEGARRSEESIERGRRASEAKVKDFDWSL from the exons ATGACAGAGCAGCATGAAGAAAGCcatacag GCTGTGAGGGAAATAGTCGCCTTGGAGAGTCTGTGGTGTCTGACGCAGATGGGctctctgtggaggacagcttG GTATCAGAAGAACGAGCCAAGCTAAATGGAGATGAGAGTACAGACCACCAGCCTTTTGTGCCAACTTCTGTCGTTAACTCTTCCATGCCCTCCTCCTTAGAAGCATCAGGTAGCGTCATCCTTAGCAGTGAGTCAGAAGGCCTTTCTGAGGGCCTGGCACTGCCCACTTCTGATACGGATGCATTCGCTGAGACCTACACCCACATAAGCCCCTCCCATAATGAGCCCCCAGCATCAGTGCTGAGCACAGAGACTCTAGGAAGGATGGAACCAGTACAAGAATCAGCACTGTATCCATTAAATGAGGAGCCACACCAGGAGCAGATGGAGTCTGTGCTGTCACCCAGGATGACAGACTTTGATAATCAGACAGGT TTAGTAGAGGAGGAGAAAACTGAGAAGACACAAGAGGATGAAGAGCCAGCGTTGAGGCGGAGGAGGTCTCTCTTGGCCACTCTGGAGCAAATTGGAAGAGGAGAGGAGGAAGGTGAACAAGATTTTCAGCTGCCACGGCGAGAAGAAGACAGCGTGTTCTCTGTGAATAAGTGCATCCTGGGCGCCATCATTCTGTTGGGCCTTGGAACCATCTTTCTCTCTG GTGTCTTCATGGTTCTGGATGAGG AGCGTGATTATGGTTTAGGAGAGATGAACGATTCAGAAGTTCCAGGAAAG GTTCCTACAGGTGCTCCAGTAGAGCCTGACCGAACAGAGCTTTTAAATATGTTAGCCAAAGGAGACCAGCAGCTTGCTCTGCTTCAAACCCAACTTCAG GCACAAGAGGAAGAGTTAAAAGTGGTCAAGGGACAAGCAGCAGAGGGAGTTGCAGAGCAGCTGCACTGGGCAGAGGTGGAGCAGGAAAACAGTAGATTGAAGGAGGCAGTGGCTTCTCTCCTTGCCCTTCAGGAAGAGAATGAGAGGCTGAAGCGACAGATGGAGTCCTTCCCAGCTCTGCAGAAAGAACTAGAATTACTGAGGAGCGTTGGGGCTGAATTAAAACCCTCCTCAG CCAATGAAGCAGCTTCAGCATTTGTCAAGCAAACTTCACTGCCTCCTAGTGGACAAAGTGAGGACCACAGGCATGGCACAGCTGGAAAGTTGGAGAGAGATTCCAAGAAACCACAGCATGAGCAACGGGAAGGAGAGATGGAGAAATATGACTTGGGTGAAAAGACTGAGTGGAAAAGGAGACAGAAACCTGAGTGGAAAGGAGGAGAGAAGAAGGATCTTAAACACGGCAGTAGAACAGAAGAAAAAGACGAGCGGAAAAGTCGGAAACACAAGGAGAAGCAAAAGAAGTACAGTGAAGAGATCAAACAAAGGAAGGACAGCGAATGGAAGAAAGAAAAGGTGAGTAGAGGTGATGAAGGAAAGCCATGGAAGGAAATGGGTGAAAAAAATGGATGGAACGAAGATGAAGACAGGAAAAGGGGAAAGCAATGGAGAGATGAAGAGGAAAGAGACAGGAAGGGAGCAAAAGACCGTAAGGAAGAGTGGGGAAGAAAGAGAATGAAACAAGGCTTTGAGGAAAGTGGTAGTGAAAGGAAACATAATGGAGAGAAAAGGGAATGGAAAGACGATAAAAACTGGAAAGGGGCAAAGCAATGGAGAGATGAAGAGGAAAGAGACTGGAAGGAAGCAAAAGACCACAGAGAGGAATGGAAGGAAAGGAAGAAAGTGAAAGGTGACTTTCAGAAAAGTGGTGATGAAAAGGATGAGGTGCAAAAGGATAAAGGAGAGAGAAAGGAATGGAAGAAAGCTGGTGACTGGAAGAATAAAAATACCAGAGATGTTAAAGAAAAGGGTGAAAGGAAGCGGTGGAGTGAAAATGAGTGGAAAGGTGGAAGTAAGGATTTTGATGAAGAATGGAGAGATGAGAAGCGGTggcacaatggagaaagtaaaaatGCCAAACGATGGAAAACACAGGATGGGAGCAACAGGAAGAGTGAAGATGGTGACGAAGGGGATGAGAGAACACTGGGAAAGAGGGCGTGGTCTGAAATGAAGAGGGCGGCATCAAAAGACACAAGTAGCTCTGCCGAGTGGAAAAAGGACAAGAAGAACTCAGAGAAATGTGAAGATGAATGTGGATACAATGAGAATCAGGAACATTTGTGGAGACACGGGAAGCCCCCTCCCGTGCACTGCCGGCCCTCCCTGGATCAACCAGAGTACTGGATGTGGCAGAGGGCGCGACTCCAGCACAGCCCACGACGGTCAACAGGTTGCGACACCCTGGAGACCTGCGCCCAGGCTGAGGGGCTGCTCCCTGTTCCCTCAGACCAGTTTGAGACACTCCTCCAAGAATACCTCGCCAAAGCTGAGGAGGCAGGAGTGGAGGCCTCCAAAAGGGAAATGCTCCAAAAGCTGTCTGCCGAGTTCTTCACAGATGGAGTGTTTGTTCATGATCAGATCAGCTTTCAGGACTTTGTGGAAGACTTGGAGGATATTTTAGAAGACATGGTGGAAGAGGAGGAGTCTGATGCAGGAGGGGATAGTGCCATAACGGAAGACGCGGATGGATTTGAACAGGAGGCCATGAAAAGGTTTTTGGCAGAAGGAGCCAGAAGAAGTGAAGAGAGTATTGAACGAGGAAGGAGAGCAAGCGAGGCTAAAGTGAAAGATTTTGATTGGTCACTGTGA